The proteins below are encoded in one region of Mycobacterium pseudokansasii:
- a CDS encoding carbon-nitrogen hydrolase family protein, with protein MRIALAQILSGTDPAANLLLVREYANRAVDAGAELVVFPEATMCRFGVPLAPIAEPVDGPWANGVRRIATEAGITVVAGMFTPADAGRVMNTLLAVGPGRPNQPDAHYHKIHLYDAFGFTESRTVAPGHEPVVITVNDVRVGLTVCYDIRFPALYTELARRGASLIAVCASWGSGPGKLDQWTLLARARALDSTSYVAAAGQADPGGRLTSSGAPTGVGGSLVASPLGQVVASAGAEPQLLVADIDVENVTAARDSIAVLRNPSDFVHIDRAQSRR; from the coding sequence ATGCGGATCGCGTTGGCGCAAATACTCAGCGGTACCGACCCAGCAGCGAACTTGCTCCTGGTGCGCGAGTACGCCAACCGGGCTGTCGACGCCGGTGCCGAGCTGGTGGTGTTTCCCGAAGCGACGATGTGCCGGTTCGGTGTGCCGCTGGCACCGATCGCCGAGCCTGTCGACGGCCCCTGGGCCAACGGTGTGCGGCGGATCGCGACCGAAGCCGGCATCACCGTGGTCGCGGGCATGTTCACCCCCGCCGATGCCGGGCGGGTGATGAACACCCTGCTCGCAGTGGGTCCGGGGAGGCCGAATCAGCCTGACGCGCACTACCACAAGATTCATCTCTACGACGCGTTCGGCTTTACCGAGTCGCGTACCGTCGCCCCGGGACACGAGCCGGTGGTGATCACAGTCAACGACGTGCGGGTAGGTTTGACCGTTTGCTACGACATCCGCTTCCCGGCGCTCTACACCGAGCTGGCCCGGCGCGGCGCTTCGCTCATCGCCGTGTGCGCGTCCTGGGGTTCGGGTCCTGGCAAACTCGACCAGTGGACATTGCTGGCCCGGGCCAGGGCACTGGACTCCACGAGCTATGTCGCCGCGGCGGGTCAAGCCGACCCGGGCGGCAGGCTCACCAGTTCGGGCGCGCCCACCGGCGTGGGCGGCAGCTTGGTCGCTTCGCCGTTAGGGCAGGTGGTGGCATCGGCCGGCGCCGAGCCGCAGCTCCTGGTCGCCGATATCGATGTCGAGAACGTGACCGCGGCCCGCGACAGTATCGCCGTGCTGCGCAACCCCTCAGACTTCGTTCATATTGATAGGGCACAATCGCGTAGGTGA
- a CDS encoding YbjN domain-containing protein, which produces MTSSPWASDAAETVTQVIEQALQASRLNYSRHAGAHGGPAGIVVELPGERKLKTNTILSIGEHSVRVEAFVCRKPDENHEGVYRFLLKRNRRLYGVAYTLDKVGDIYLVGRMSLASVDAEEIDRVLGQVLEAVDSDFNTLLELGFRSSIQKEWEWRVSRGESLKNLQAFAHLIDGDDGEDGDDGEDA; this is translated from the coding sequence GTGACTTCCTCCCCGTGGGCCTCCGATGCGGCCGAGACCGTGACGCAGGTGATCGAACAGGCGCTGCAGGCCAGTCGGCTGAACTATTCGCGACACGCCGGCGCGCATGGTGGGCCGGCGGGCATCGTGGTGGAGTTGCCGGGTGAACGCAAGCTCAAGACCAACACCATCTTGAGCATCGGGGAGCATTCGGTGCGCGTCGAAGCCTTCGTGTGCCGCAAACCGGACGAGAACCACGAGGGTGTCTACCGGTTCCTGCTCAAACGCAACCGCCGGCTCTACGGTGTCGCGTACACCTTGGACAAGGTCGGAGACATCTACCTGGTGGGCCGGATGTCGCTGGCCTCGGTCGACGCCGAGGAGATCGACCGGGTGCTCGGGCAGGTGCTCGAGGCGGTGGACTCGGACTTTAATACGTTGCTGGAGTTGGGTTTTCGTTCATCGATTCAAAAAGAGTGGGAATGGCGGGTGTCGCGCGGCGAATCGCTGAAGAATCTGCAGGCTTTTGCGCATCTGATCGACGGTGATGACGGTGAGGACGGTGATGACGGTGAGGACGCGTGA
- the deoC gene encoding deoxyribose-phosphate aldolase, with amino-acid sequence MPGPPTRRQLAALVDHTLLKPEATAADVAALVGEAAGLGVYAVCVSPSMVPAALGAGDVRIAAVTGFPSGKHLSAVKALEAAQAVASGAVEIDMVIDIGAALAGDLDAVRSDIEAVRAATAGAVLKVIVESAVLLDRAGEHLLRAVCRVAEGAGADFVKTSTGFHPAGGATVAAVALMADTVGGRLGVKASGGIRTAAGAIDMLRAGATRLGLSGTRSVLDGLSPD; translated from the coding sequence ATGCCGGGCCCGCCGACGCGACGGCAGCTGGCGGCGTTGGTCGACCACACGCTACTCAAGCCCGAGGCGACCGCTGCCGATGTGGCGGCACTGGTCGGAGAAGCCGCCGGGCTGGGCGTCTATGCGGTATGTGTCTCGCCATCGATGGTGCCGGCCGCGCTCGGAGCCGGTGACGTGCGGATCGCGGCGGTGACGGGTTTCCCGTCGGGCAAGCACCTGTCAGCGGTCAAGGCGCTCGAGGCGGCGCAGGCCGTCGCGTCGGGGGCAGTCGAAATCGACATGGTGATCGACATCGGCGCTGCGCTGGCCGGAGACCTGGATGCGGTGCGGTCGGACATCGAGGCGGTACGTGCCGCGACGGCCGGGGCCGTGCTGAAGGTGATCGTGGAGTCGGCGGTGCTGCTGGACCGGGCGGGGGAGCACCTGCTGAGAGCGGTGTGTCGGGTCGCCGAAGGCGCCGGCGCCGACTTCGTCAAGACGTCGACGGGGTTTCATCCCGCCGGCGGGGCGACGGTGGCCGCGGTCGCACTGATGGCCGACACCGTCGGCGGTCGTCTGGGGGTCAAGGCCAGTGGCGGCATTCGCACCGCCGCCGGCGCTATCGACATGCTGCGCGCCGGCGCCACCCGACTCGGCCTGTCCGGAACCCGTTCGGTTCTCGATGGGCTCAGCCCCGACTGA
- a CDS encoding DUF2516 family protein gives MSHLVGTVMLVLQIAVLVTAVYAFVHAALQRPDAYTAADKLTKPVWLVILGAAVALTSILGFVFGVLGMAIAACAAGVYLVDVRPKLLEIQGKSR, from the coding sequence GTGAGCCACCTTGTGGGTACCGTCATGTTGGTCTTGCAGATCGCCGTCCTGGTGACGGCGGTGTATGCCTTCGTGCATGCGGCGCTGCAGCGGCCAGACGCCTATACCGCCGCAGACAAGCTGACCAAGCCGGTGTGGTTGGTGATCCTTGGGGCGGCGGTGGCGCTGACTTCAATCCTCGGCTTCGTCTTCGGCGTGCTCGGGATGGCAATCGCCGCCTGCGCGGCCGGCGTCTATCTGGTCGACGTGCGGCCCAAGCTTCTGGAAATCCAGGGTAAGTCCCGCTGA
- the mshA gene encoding D-inositol-3-phosphate glycosyltransferase, with translation MRHSDSPRLAGDEHPRRVALLAVHTSPLAQPGTGDAGGMNVYVLQTALHLARRGIEVEIFTRATASMDPPVVEVAPGVLVRNVVAGPFEGLDKYDLPTQLCAFAAGVLRAEAAHEPGYYDIVHSHYWLSGQVGWLARDRWAVPLVHTAHTLAAVKNAALADGDAPEPPLRIVGEQQVVDEADRLIVNTEDEARQLISIHHADPARVDVVHPGVDLDVFSPGDRRAARAALGLPLDGHVVAFVGRIQPLKAPDIVLRAAAKLPGVRVVVAGGPSGSGLAAPAGLARLAGELGIAQRVTFLPPQSRTDLATVFHAADLVAVPSYSESFGLVAIEAQACGTPVVAAAVGGLPVAVRDGITGTLVSGHDVDRWADAIGRLLRGNDGPQGWVMSAAAAEHAAAFSWDHTTDALLASYRRAIGDFTAGRRRRVRDLVAVRKPRRWTARRGVGA, from the coding sequence GTGCGCCACAGCGACAGTCCCCGGCTAGCCGGAGACGAACACCCACGCCGGGTCGCTCTGCTGGCGGTGCATACCTCGCCGCTGGCCCAGCCGGGGACCGGCGATGCCGGCGGCATGAACGTCTACGTGCTGCAAACTGCGCTGCACCTGGCCCGGCGGGGTATCGAGGTGGAGATCTTCACCCGGGCCACCGCTTCGATGGATCCACCGGTGGTTGAGGTGGCGCCGGGCGTGCTGGTGCGCAACGTGGTAGCCGGGCCCTTCGAGGGTCTGGACAAATACGACCTGCCCACCCAGTTATGCGCGTTCGCAGCCGGGGTGCTGCGCGCCGAAGCCGCCCACGAACCGGGCTACTACGACATCGTGCACTCGCACTACTGGCTGTCCGGCCAAGTCGGCTGGCTGGCCCGCGATCGCTGGGCGGTGCCGTTGGTGCATACCGCCCACACGCTGGCCGCGGTGAAGAATGCGGCGCTGGCCGACGGTGACGCGCCCGAGCCGCCGCTGCGTATCGTCGGCGAACAGCAGGTTGTCGACGAGGCGGACCGGCTCATCGTCAACACCGAAGATGAAGCCCGACAACTGATTTCGATCCATCATGCAGATCCGGCGCGCGTTGACGTCGTTCATCCCGGTGTCGACCTCGACGTGTTCTCACCAGGCGACCGGCGGGCAGCGCGGGCCGCTCTGGGGTTGCCGCTGGACGGCCACGTGGTGGCCTTCGTCGGACGGATCCAGCCGCTGAAGGCACCCGACATCGTGCTGCGCGCCGCCGCCAAGCTCCCGGGAGTGCGCGTCGTCGTCGCCGGCGGGCCGTCGGGCAGTGGACTTGCCGCGCCGGCGGGACTGGCGCGGCTGGCCGGCGAACTCGGTATCGCGCAGCGAGTGACGTTCCTGCCGCCACAGTCCCGCACGGATCTGGCGACGGTGTTCCACGCCGCCGACCTGGTCGCGGTGCCGAGCTATTCGGAGTCGTTCGGTCTGGTGGCCATCGAAGCGCAGGCCTGCGGTACGCCGGTGGTGGCGGCGGCGGTCGGGGGGCTGCCGGTCGCGGTGCGCGACGGGATCACCGGCACGCTGGTGTCCGGACACGACGTGGACCGGTGGGCCGACGCGATCGGGCGGCTACTGCGTGGCAACGACGGCCCGCAGGGGTGGGTGATGAGTGCCGCGGCGGCCGAACACGCGGCCGCGTTCTCGTGGGACCACACCACCGACGCACTGCTGGCCAGTTACCGGCGGGCGATCGGCGACTTCACCGCGGGGCGCCGGCGCCGGGTGCGCGACCTGGTTGCGGTGCGCAAACCGCGCCGCTGGACGGCTCGTCGCGGGGTGGGCGCGTGA
- a CDS encoding ROK family transcriptional regulator — protein sequence MHSTTLTTHRPARGSRPRPYRQVVPPSLHLADSAAASVFRAVRLRGPVGRDVIASVTSLSIATVNRQVIALLEAGLLRERADLAVSGAIGRPRVPVEVNHEPFVTLGIHIGARTTSIVAADLFGRTLDAVETPTPLSAAGAALGSLADSACRYLRRWHRRRALWVGVAIGGTVDGATGHVDHARLGWQRAPVGPVLADALGLPVSVASHVDAMAGAELLLGMRRFAPGSSTSLYVYARETVGYALVIDGRVHCPASGPGTIAGLPARSELLGGTGQLESTVSDEAVLAAARRLRIIPAATATRANGSAGTVTDLLRAARAGSQQARELLGERARVLGESVALLRDLLNPDELVVGGQAFTEYPEGMEQVEQAFAASSVLPPRDIRVTAFGNRVQEAGAGIVSLGGLYADPLGAMRRAGALDTRLSDTEPGALA from the coding sequence GTGCACTCGACTACTCTCACCACCCATCGCCCCGCCCGCGGTAGCCGGCCGCGACCGTACCGCCAGGTCGTGCCGCCGTCGCTGCACCTGGCTGACTCCGCGGCTGCGTCCGTCTTCCGGGCCGTGCGATTGCGCGGCCCCGTCGGACGCGACGTCATCGCCAGTGTGACCTCGCTGAGCATCGCGACGGTGAATCGCCAGGTCATCGCGCTGCTCGAGGCCGGTCTGCTGCGTGAGCGCGCCGACTTGGCGGTTTCCGGGGCGATCGGGCGGCCCCGGGTCCCCGTGGAGGTCAACCACGAGCCGTTCGTGACGCTGGGCATCCACATCGGTGCGCGCACGACCAGTATCGTGGCCGCCGACCTGTTCGGTCGCACCCTCGACGCGGTCGAGACGCCGACACCGCTCAGTGCCGCGGGGGCGGCGCTGGGGTCGTTGGCCGACAGTGCCTGCCGCTACCTGAGGCGCTGGCATCGGCGTCGGGCGTTGTGGGTGGGAGTGGCGATCGGCGGCACCGTCGACGGAGCGACCGGCCACGTCGATCACGCCCGGCTGGGCTGGCAGCGGGCACCGGTCGGCCCGGTGCTGGCCGATGCGCTGGGCCTTCCCGTCTCGGTGGCATCCCACGTGGATGCCATGGCCGGTGCCGAGCTGCTGCTCGGGATGCGACGGTTCGCGCCGGGCTCGTCGACCAGCCTGTACGTCTATGCGCGCGAGACCGTGGGTTACGCGCTGGTGATCGACGGGCGGGTGCACTGCCCGGCCAGCGGGCCCGGCACCATTGCGGGCCTGCCGGCCCGCTCCGAGCTCCTGGGCGGCACCGGACAGCTCGAGTCCACCGTCAGTGACGAGGCGGTGTTGGCGGCCGCGCGCCGCCTGCGGATCATTCCGGCCGCCACGGCGACGCGCGCCAACGGCTCGGCCGGCACCGTCACCGACCTGCTCCGGGCGGCACGCGCCGGTAGCCAGCAGGCCAGGGAGCTCTTGGGGGAGCGGGCCCGGGTGCTCGGCGAGTCGGTGGCGCTGCTGCGCGACCTGCTCAACCCCGACGAACTGGTGGTGGGTGGTCAGGCGTTCACCGAGTACCCGGAAGGTATGGAGCAGGTGGAGCAGGCCTTCGCCGCATCCTCGGTGCTGCCGCCGCGGGACATCCGGGTCACCGCGTTCGGCAACCGAGTGCAAGAAGCCGGGGCCGGCATCGTGTCGCTGGGCGGGCTCTACGCCGACCCGTTGGGCGCGATGCGTCGTGCCGGGGCACTGGACACCCGGCTGTCGGATACCGAGCCGGGGGCGCTCGCTTAG
- a CDS encoding DUF2599 domain-containing protein: protein MKALVAAAVAVLVGVLCAVPAEAGLGGGVADPSGSVFSPPFVDHTQWAYSGRLSSLRVYPTPSGRAASRDPGSSAAAADEAWAEVLGLAPDADTPGMRAQFDCHWQLAEFALPGKISWNLEPWRPVVDDTEMFASRCNPGGAEEQF, encoded by the coding sequence ATGAAAGCCCTGGTGGCCGCGGCGGTAGCGGTGCTGGTCGGCGTGCTGTGCGCTGTTCCCGCCGAAGCCGGTCTCGGTGGCGGTGTCGCTGACCCGTCGGGCTCGGTATTTTCGCCGCCGTTCGTCGATCACACCCAATGGGCGTATTCGGGGCGCCTGAGCAGCCTGCGGGTCTACCCGACGCCATCCGGTCGCGCGGCTTCCCGCGACCCCGGCAGCAGCGCCGCAGCCGCCGACGAGGCCTGGGCGGAGGTACTCGGCTTGGCCCCCGACGCCGACACACCCGGCATGCGGGCACAGTTCGACTGTCACTGGCAGCTGGCCGAGTTCGCACTACCCGGGAAGATCAGCTGGAACCTCGAGCCGTGGCGGCCGGTCGTCGACGACACGGAGATGTTTGCCTCCCGGTGCAACCCGGGTGGCGCCGAAGAGCAGTTCTGA
- a CDS encoding UDP-N-acetylmuramate dehydrogenase: MKWSAVGSRFAGARVEESVPLAPLTTLRVGPVARRVITCATSDQVVAVLRQLDADARAENSGPVLVFAGGSNVVIGDAVADLTVVRLANAGITVDGKLVRAEAGAVWDDVVLRAIGHGLGGLECLSGIPGSAGATPVQNVGAYGVEVSDVISRVRLLDRSSGQVHWVPGAALGFGYRTSVLKQADGLRLPAVVLEVEFALDASGRSAPLRYGELTAALGAVSGERADPQAVRAAVLTLRARKGMVLDPTDHDTWSVGSFFTNPVVAPDVYERLAVAVDGPVPHYPAPGGVKLAAGWLVEHAGFGRGYPDPALTGEAAPCRLSTKHALALTNRGTATAADVMLLARTIRDGVRDVFGITLQPEPILIGCRL; this comes from the coding sequence ATGAAATGGAGCGCAGTCGGTTCACGCTTTGCCGGCGCGCGCGTCGAGGAGTCGGTGCCGCTGGCGCCGCTGACGACATTGCGGGTGGGACCCGTGGCGCGGCGCGTAATCACCTGCGCCACCAGCGATCAGGTGGTCGCGGTGTTGCGGCAGCTGGACGCCGATGCCCGAGCCGAAAACAGTGGGCCGGTGCTGGTGTTTGCTGGCGGCTCGAATGTGGTGATCGGCGATGCCGTGGCCGACCTGACCGTGGTGCGCCTGGCCAATGCCGGCATCACCGTCGACGGCAAGCTGGTGCGCGCCGAGGCGGGCGCGGTATGGGACGACGTGGTGCTCAGGGCCATCGGCCACGGTCTGGGCGGGCTGGAATGCCTGTCGGGGATACCCGGATCGGCCGGTGCGACCCCGGTGCAGAACGTCGGGGCGTACGGCGTGGAAGTCTCCGACGTCATCAGCCGGGTACGGCTGTTGGACCGCAGCAGTGGCCAGGTGCACTGGGTACCGGGCGCCGCCCTGGGCTTCGGCTACCGCACCAGCGTGCTCAAGCAGGCTGACGGGCTGCGGTTGCCGGCCGTGGTGCTGGAGGTGGAGTTCGCGCTGGATGCCTCGGGCCGCAGCGCGCCGTTGCGCTACGGCGAACTGACGGCGGCGCTGGGTGCGGTCAGCGGCGAGCGGGCCGACCCGCAAGCCGTCCGCGCGGCCGTCCTGACACTGCGGGCGCGCAAGGGCATGGTGCTCGACCCGACCGACCATGACACCTGGAGTGTGGGGTCGTTTTTCACCAACCCGGTGGTCGCACCGGACGTCTACGAACGGCTGGCGGTGGCGGTGGACGGTCCGGTGCCGCACTATCCGGCGCCGGGCGGTGTCAAGCTGGCCGCGGGCTGGCTGGTCGAGCACGCCGGTTTCGGCAGGGGGTATCCGGATCCGGCGCTCACCGGGGAGGCCGCCCCGTGCCGGCTGTCCACCAAGCACGCGCTGGCGTTGACCAACCGGGGCACCGCGACGGCGGCCGACGTGATGCTACTGGCCCGCACGATCCGCGACGGCGTCCGTGATGTGTTTGGTATCACATTGCAACCCGAACCGATCCTGATCGGTTGCCGGTTGTAG
- a CDS encoding DUF2505 domain-containing protein, translated as MPRSFDMSADYEGSVEEVHRVFHDEEYWRGRLAETPVDIATLHSMRVGGQSGTEGTIEVVTLQTVHRHNLPGLVTQLHRGDLCVRREEMWSPVTDGIATASIAGSIVDAPANLWGTAVLSPNADSGGARLSLQVTIQVRIPLIGGKLESIIGTELRQLVTLEQRFTTQWIANNA; from the coding sequence ATGCCGCGTTCATTCGACATGTCGGCCGACTACGAAGGCAGCGTCGAAGAAGTTCACCGGGTTTTCCACGATGAGGAGTACTGGCGGGGCAGGCTGGCCGAAACCCCGGTCGACATTGCGACCCTGCACTCGATGCGCGTAGGTGGTCAGTCCGGAACCGAGGGCACCATCGAGGTGGTCACGCTACAGACCGTGCATCGGCACAACCTCCCCGGTTTGGTCACCCAGTTGCATCGGGGCGACCTCTGCGTGCGGCGCGAGGAAATGTGGAGCCCGGTGACCGACGGCATCGCGACGGCATCTATCGCCGGATCGATCGTGGACGCTCCGGCCAACCTGTGGGGCACCGCCGTGCTGTCTCCCAACGCCGACTCGGGCGGCGCCCGGCTGTCGCTGCAGGTGACCATCCAGGTACGTATTCCGCTGATCGGCGGCAAACTGGAGAGCATCATCGGCACCGAGCTGCGCCAGCTGGTGACGCTGGAGCAACGCTTCACCACGCAGTGGATCGCCAACAACGCCTAG
- a CDS encoding LmeA family phospholipid-binding protein gives MTNPQGPPNEGPSTWSRPSNPGPLGRPPAPTDPSGGQLRPGGPGSTPAQDPAPQAGPGAGQATQPTEHLAAANADAQRPGPPQAAAAAAKTTAIAKPQDDAESGAPKRKRRWRRDPLSIFLILIIVFSLVVAGLIGAELYVRHEANSKIAEAVACEVKDKASASFGVAPLVLWQLATKHFTNISAETAGNQVRDAKGMKLQINIRDVQLRDTPNSQGTVGALDATVTWTSVGIKESFQNAIPVLGPFVSNTVTTHPRDGTVEMKGFLDNIVVKPQVTGNGLQLPIVTFNALGFTLPKESVQSMLDDFFSKLTKDFPLGIHWDNVQVTDTGVVAHLSTRNATIPAGGEQDPCFANL, from the coding sequence GTGACGAACCCGCAAGGGCCACCCAATGAGGGCCCGTCGACATGGTCGCGTCCCAGCAATCCAGGCCCCCTTGGCCGGCCTCCGGCGCCTACAGATCCCTCCGGCGGGCAGTTGCGTCCCGGCGGGCCCGGCTCGACCCCTGCCCAGGATCCGGCCCCTCAGGCCGGACCCGGGGCCGGCCAGGCAACCCAGCCGACGGAGCACTTGGCTGCGGCCAATGCCGATGCACAGCGACCCGGGCCACCGCAGGCCGCCGCGGCCGCCGCCAAGACCACTGCGATCGCCAAGCCGCAAGACGACGCCGAATCGGGAGCGCCCAAACGGAAACGCCGCTGGCGTCGGGACCCGCTGTCGATCTTCCTCATCCTGATCATCGTGTTTTCGCTGGTCGTCGCGGGCCTGATCGGAGCGGAGCTGTACGTCCGTCATGAAGCCAACAGCAAGATTGCCGAAGCGGTGGCATGTGAGGTCAAGGACAAGGCCAGCGCTTCCTTCGGTGTGGCCCCGTTGGTCTTGTGGCAGCTCGCGACCAAACATTTCACCAACATCTCTGCAGAGACGGCGGGCAATCAGGTTCGTGATGCCAAGGGCATGAAGCTGCAAATCAACATTCGGGACGTCCAACTCAGAGACACCCCCAACTCCCAGGGCACGGTGGGTGCGCTCGATGCCACCGTCACGTGGACGTCTGTGGGCATCAAGGAATCGTTCCAAAACGCGATACCGGTGCTGGGCCCGTTCGTTTCCAACACCGTGACGACCCACCCCAGAGACGGCACAGTCGAGATGAAGGGCTTTCTCGACAACATCGTGGTCAAGCCGCAGGTGACCGGAAACGGTCTGCAACTGCCGATTGTCACGTTCAACGCGCTGGGCTTCACGCTGCCCAAGGAGTCGGTGCAATCGATGCTCGACGACTTTTTCAGCAAGCTGACCAAGGATTTCCCGCTGGGTATTCATTGGGACAATGTGCAGGTCACCGATACCGGTGTGGTCGCTCACCTATCGACCCGCAACGCCACCATCCCCGCCGGCGGCGAGCAGGATCCGTGTTTCGCCAACCTCTGA
- a CDS encoding L,D-transpeptidase: MNLVNTSSTPQGQGPINRRLALMALGAGVLAPNVLAACAGGVTRQSEKKPPAAPHLTFRPADAADDVLPIAPISVEVGDGWFQRVALTNPSGKLVAGTYNQDHTVYTITEPLGYDTTYSWSGAAVGHDGKAIPVAGKFTTVTPKKKIDGGFQLADGQTVGIAAPIIIQFDAPISDKASVERALTVTTNPPVEGSWAWLPDEAKGARVHWRPREYYPAGATVNVDAKLYGLPFGDGAYGAQDFSLSIQIGRRQVVKAEVSSHRIQVVTDEGVIMDFPCSYGEADKARNVTRNGIHVVTEKYADFYMSNPAAGYSNVHERWAVRISNNGEFIHANPMSAGAQGNSNVTNGCINLSTDNAEEYFHTAMYGDPVEVTGSTIQLSYADGDIWDWAVDWDTWLSMSALPRPTSRPPGTQIPVTAPATPSTAPSLSGTPEPSAGPGG, from the coding sequence TTGAATCTCGTGAACACCTCCAGCACCCCCCAAGGTCAGGGGCCGATCAACCGGCGCTTGGCTTTGATGGCATTGGGGGCCGGGGTGCTGGCGCCCAATGTGCTGGCCGCCTGCGCGGGCGGGGTCACCAGGCAATCCGAGAAGAAGCCGCCGGCTGCGCCCCATCTGACATTCCGGCCGGCCGATGCCGCCGACGACGTGTTGCCGATCGCCCCGATCAGCGTCGAGGTCGGCGACGGCTGGTTCCAGCGCGTAGCGCTGACCAACCCGTCCGGCAAGCTCGTTGCCGGCACCTACAACCAGGACCACACGGTGTACACCATCACCGAGCCGCTGGGCTACGACACCACCTACAGCTGGAGCGGCGCGGCCGTTGGCCATGACGGCAAGGCGATTCCGGTCGCCGGCAAATTCACCACCGTGACACCCAAGAAGAAGATCGACGGCGGCTTCCAGTTGGCCGACGGCCAGACCGTCGGGATCGCGGCGCCGATCATCATCCAGTTCGACGCGCCGATCAGCGACAAGGCTTCCGTGGAGCGGGCGCTCACGGTGACCACCAACCCGCCCGTCGAGGGCAGCTGGGCCTGGCTGCCGGACGAGGCGAAAGGGGCCCGGGTGCACTGGCGTCCCCGCGAGTACTACCCGGCGGGCGCCACCGTCAACGTCGACGCCAAGCTCTACGGGCTGCCGTTCGGTGACGGGGCCTACGGCGCCCAGGATTTCTCGTTGAGCATCCAGATCGGGCGGCGGCAAGTCGTCAAGGCCGAAGTCTCCTCCCACCGCATCCAGGTCGTCACCGACGAGGGCGTCATCATGGACTTCCCGTGCAGCTACGGCGAAGCCGATAAGGCGCGCAATGTGACTCGCAACGGGATCCACGTGGTCACCGAGAAATACGCGGACTTCTACATGTCCAACCCGGCGGCCGGCTACAGCAATGTGCACGAGCGCTGGGCCGTGCGCATCTCCAACAACGGCGAATTCATTCATGCCAACCCGATGAGCGCGGGGGCGCAGGGCAACAGCAACGTCACCAACGGTTGCATCAACCTGTCGACGGACAACGCCGAGGAGTACTTCCACACCGCGATGTACGGCGACCCGGTTGAGGTGACCGGCAGCACGATCCAGCTGTCCTACGCCGACGGCGACATCTGGGACTGGGCCGTGGACTGGGACACCTGGTTGTCGATGTCGGCGCTGCCACGCCCGACCTCGCGTCCCCCGGGGACGCAGATCCCGGTCACCGCACCGGCCACACCGTCGACTGCGCCCAGCTTGTCCGGCACGCCGGAACCTAGCGCGGGTCCGGGTGGTTAG
- a CDS encoding SDR family NAD(P)-dependent oxidoreductase encodes MTTPEAPNRVAVVTGASSGIGEATAKTLAAQGFHVVAVARRADRISDLADQIGGTPVVADITDDAAVAALAARLSRVDVLVNNAGGAKGLELVADADLQHWRWMWETNVLGTLRVTRALLPKLIESGDGLIVTVTSIAALEVYDGGAGYTAAKHAQGALHRTLRGELLGKPVRLTEIAPGAVETEFSLVRFDGDRQRADAVYSGMTPLVAADIAEVIGFVASRPPHVNLDQIVIRPRDQASATRRANHPDPR; translated from the coding sequence ATGACAACTCCCGAGGCGCCGAACCGGGTTGCGGTGGTTACCGGTGCCAGCTCCGGTATTGGTGAAGCAACCGCTAAAACCCTTGCGGCACAAGGGTTTCATGTAGTCGCGGTGGCTCGTCGCGCGGATCGGATCAGTGACCTGGCAGACCAGATCGGCGGCACCCCGGTTGTGGCCGACATCACGGACGACGCGGCCGTGGCCGCGCTGGCCGCGAGACTGAGCCGGGTCGACGTCCTGGTCAACAACGCCGGTGGCGCAAAGGGCCTGGAACTCGTCGCCGACGCCGACCTGCAGCACTGGCGCTGGATGTGGGAGACGAATGTGCTGGGCACGCTGCGAGTGACCCGCGCGCTGCTGCCCAAGTTGATCGAATCGGGTGACGGGCTGATCGTCACCGTCACTTCCATTGCGGCACTTGAGGTTTACGACGGTGGCGCCGGCTATACGGCCGCCAAGCACGCCCAAGGTGCGTTGCACCGCACGTTACGGGGGGAGCTGCTGGGAAAGCCGGTCCGGCTCACCGAGATCGCGCCCGGCGCGGTGGAGACGGAGTTCTCGCTGGTCCGCTTCGACGGTGACCGGCAACGCGCGGACGCCGTCTACTCCGGGATGACGCCGCTGGTGGCCGCCGACATCGCCGAGGTGATCGGATTTGTGGCCTCGCGGCCGCCGCACGTCAATCTGGACCAGATCGTGATCCGGCCGCGCGATCAGGCTTCAGCGACGCGCCGCGCTAACCACCCGGACCCGCGCTAG